The Gemmatimonadota bacterium genome window below encodes:
- a CDS encoding LacI family DNA-binding transcriptional regulator has protein sequence MRVKLVTIKDIAQRLGISHSTVSRALSRTASYLVNEKTRMLVKQTAEEMQYTPNLMAQGFVTGKTGTLGLLTYQISLETYGTQTEQILRVAEKEQYRLLMGMAVNRTSRSSQDDQGMQIRQLISRGVDGLLINTRGDREESDRIRGMVRNHIPVVTYHYPTDHIPGVVLDLEADFYEATNHLIELGHRRIGFIGQNLDMESPVSSKGRGYAGAMRDNDLPHEIIPPLGIRGEGGYIQGQNLRDRFTALLCRDDYTAIGVCRGLRDVGLRVPEDVAVVGFGDIDVSAYLSPALTTMAVPYEEIARSAMDLMLRQIGGEDTTEQVTLRSRLIVRESCGEDGV, from the coding sequence ATGAGAGTCAAGCTGGTAACCATTAAGGACATTGCTCAGCGACTGGGAATCTCCCATTCCACGGTTTCTCGGGCGCTATCCCGTACTGCGTCTTATCTCGTCAACGAAAAGACCCGGATGCTGGTCAAGCAGACCGCGGAGGAGATGCAGTATACCCCCAATCTGATGGCGCAGGGATTCGTAACCGGGAAGACGGGCACCCTGGGTCTGCTCACCTACCAGATTTCGCTTGAAACGTACGGAACGCAGACCGAACAGATTCTCAGGGTCGCGGAAAAAGAGCAGTACAGGCTGCTGATGGGCATGGCGGTGAACCGGACTTCCCGGTCTTCGCAGGACGACCAGGGCATGCAGATCAGGCAGTTGATCTCAAGGGGCGTGGACGGACTCCTGATCAACACGCGGGGCGACAGAGAGGAATCGGATCGAATTCGCGGCATGGTGCGGAACCACATTCCGGTGGTAACGTATCACTACCCCACGGATCACATCCCGGGGGTCGTTCTGGATCTCGAGGCCGATTTCTACGAGGCGACAAACCATCTGATCGAGCTGGGACACCGCAGGATCGGCTTCATCGGCCAGAATCTGGATATGGAAAGCCCGGTTTCGTCCAAGGGTAGAGGATACGCCGGGGCGATGAGGGACAACGACCTGCCGCATGAGATCATACCTCCCCTGGGCATCCGTGGCGAAGGCGGCTACATCCAGGGCCAGAACCTCCGGGACCGCTTTACCGCGTTGCTGTGCAGGGATGACTATACGGCGATCGGCGTTTGCCGCGGTCTGCGCGACGTGGGCCTTCGGGTTCCGGAAGACGTCGCCGTGGTGGGTTTTGGAGACATAGACGTATCGGCCTACCTGTCGCCCGCGCTGACCACGATGGCCGTCCCGTACGAGGAGATAGCCCGGTCGGCGATGGATCTGATGCTTCGCCAGATCGGTGGAGAAGATACGACGGAGCAGGTCACGCTCCGTTCCCGCCTCATCGTACGGGAGTCCTGTGGAGAGGACGGAGTATAG
- a CDS encoding phytanoyl-CoA dioxygenase family protein, producing the protein MLTVEQRSCWHDYGSENTPRAVPESHLSATIAAIAAFLDLDPDDPATWYEGPPRRLGFVEMYHHQSIWDNRQHPRVYEAFRSLWEEEKLWVSIDRANMTPPEREGTAHGFNEPLIHWDIDTSDHPGRFKVQGVLYLTDTAGNQGGFQCVPGFHRQFFEWVKTQPADRDPWRPDLGGLTPETIPGKAGDLLIWHSLLPHGNSRNTSDRPRWCQYISASPSREQDESMRQHRVSLWRDRMHPDVFPGDPRGVERRDGPARLTALGRRLLGLDRWE; encoded by the coding sequence CCTGTCGGCCACGATAGCGGCCATCGCCGCGTTCCTGGACCTGGACCCCGACGATCCGGCAACGTGGTACGAGGGTCCGCCGCGCCGTCTCGGATTCGTCGAGATGTACCATCACCAGTCCATATGGGACAACCGGCAGCATCCCCGCGTATACGAGGCCTTCAGGAGCCTCTGGGAGGAGGAGAAACTGTGGGTCAGCATCGACCGCGCCAACATGACGCCGCCCGAGCGGGAAGGCACGGCGCACGGGTTCAACGAGCCGCTGATACACTGGGACATCGACACCTCGGATCATCCCGGACGGTTCAAGGTGCAGGGGGTGCTGTACCTGACAGATACGGCGGGAAACCAGGGCGGCTTCCAGTGCGTCCCGGGGTTCCACAGGCAGTTTTTCGAATGGGTGAAAACCCAGCCTGCCGATCGTGATCCCTGGCGTCCGGACCTCGGCGGGTTGACACCGGAAACGATCCCCGGAAAGGCGGGCGACCTGCTCATCTGGCACAGCCTGCTTCCCCATGGAAACAGCCGCAACACGTCCGACAGGCCCCGCTGGTGCCAGTACATTTCCGCCAGCCCGAGCCGGGAGCAAGACGAGTCCATGCGCCAGCACCGCGTCTCGCTCTGGCGAGACCGCATGCACCCGGACGTATTTCCGGGCGATCCCCGCGGCGTCGAACGCCGGGACGGCCCCGCGCGCCTTACCGCCCTGGGCCGCCGGCTGCTGGGCCTGGATCGCTGGGAATAA
- a CDS encoding LacI family DNA-binding transcriptional regulator produces the protein MKKKRVTIKDIAKTLGVSHSTVSRALSRNKSHMVSEETRRQVEQIAEEFAYRPNLLAKGFATGKTGTLGLLACECYQEQAGAQIESFLRAADERNYRLLVGMSAEWDSSSSEVDQAAQIEQFISRGIDGLLVQTTGGMGEPERILGAVDGRVPVVTFYYPARGFPGVVLDFAAGFYRATEHLIALGHKRIGFLGENWEGPGQGSSKGRGYFNAMNEFGLHPESLAVGRQETESGYRLSREVKDRYSALVCCTDYTAIGVYRGLGESGIRVPQDVAVVGCGDSDVSAFVTPALTTQSTPARGIARTAMDLMLKIIEGQEVVCQVVLTSSLIVRESCGSAIMDSSRTPK, from the coding sequence ATGAAAAAGAAGCGGGTGACCATCAAAGACATCGCGAAGACCCTGGGGGTCTCCCATTCCACGGTGTCTCGCGCTCTGTCTCGGAACAAGTCGCACATGGTAAGCGAGGAAACCCGCAGACAGGTCGAGCAGATTGCCGAGGAGTTCGCCTACAGGCCCAACTTGCTGGCCAAGGGATTTGCCACCGGAAAAACGGGCACACTGGGCCTGCTGGCCTGCGAGTGCTACCAGGAGCAGGCCGGCGCCCAGATCGAGAGCTTTCTCAGGGCCGCCGATGAAAGGAATTACCGGCTCCTGGTGGGCATGTCCGCCGAGTGGGATTCCTCGTCTTCGGAGGTCGATCAGGCGGCGCAGATCGAGCAGTTCATATCAAGGGGGATAGATGGACTCCTGGTGCAGACCACAGGGGGCATGGGAGAGCCGGAACGTATCCTGGGCGCGGTTGACGGCCGGGTACCCGTGGTGACCTTTTACTATCCTGCCCGGGGCTTTCCGGGCGTCGTACTGGATTTCGCCGCGGGGTTCTACCGGGCGACAGAACACTTGATCGCGCTGGGACACAAACGTATCGGGTTCCTCGGCGAAAACTGGGAAGGACCCGGTCAGGGTTCTTCCAAGGGCAGAGGATACTTCAACGCCATGAATGAATTCGGTCTCCATCCTGAAAGCCTGGCCGTCGGCCGACAGGAGACCGAATCGGGGTATCGGCTGTCCCGAGAAGTAAAGGACCGGTACTCCGCCCTCGTTTGTTGCACCGATTACACGGCCATCGGCGTGTATCGCGGCCTGGGCGAATCGGGGATCCGCGTACCGCAGGACGTCGCCGTCGTGGGTTGCGGCGATTCGGACGTATCGGCCTTCGTGACGCCCGCGCTGACCACGCAGTCGACGCCGGCCAGGGGAATCGCGCGTACGGCGATGGACTTGATGCTGAAGATAATCGAAGGCCAGGAAGTCGTGTGCCAGGTCGTCCTGACGTCCAGCCTGATTGTACGGGAATCCTGTGGATCGGCCATCATGGACTCCTCCCGGACGCCGAAGTGA
- a CDS encoding amino acid permease: protein MKPTSSSSPFELETELRRDLGVVSATSIIVGGIIGSGIFGAPAGIAQQLGNPGLFLLVWIVGGALCFAGALCFAELGTMMPRSGGQFVYLKEAFPPIVAFLYGWVEVVLLQSAGLAAIGAICTSYMGYFLPFISSQVAVFDLGSFVISSQQVAIWILLIFLCFVNYVGVRFGGLVMNLTTFAKVSALAGLALLAIVLGGDGQHFQPLVPPDIDAGILTILGPAMIGALFAYQGWVNTSMVMGEVREPQRILPRVILFGLGLCTLVYLAVNWSYLYILGIDGIATSDRVAADVATWLIGPVGGSLISAAVMISTFGTMNGTLIITPRIPYAMARAGMFFKSFTHVHPRFKTPSRAILATTVWAILWTFLGNFQAIINAFVYIVYLYYGLNVLALIVLRRKHPDAKRPYKVPGYPYVPAFFLVVVAWVVATVIIQNFMQALPGLGVLGLGAVVYLIWFRKA, encoded by the coding sequence ATGAAACCAACCTCTTCGTCCAGTCCCTTCGAACTCGAAACCGAGTTGAGGCGCGACCTGGGCGTCGTTTCGGCTACGAGTATCATCGTCGGGGGCATCATCGGCTCCGGCATCTTCGGCGCACCGGCCGGAATCGCGCAGCAACTGGGCAATCCCGGCCTGTTTCTCCTGGTCTGGATCGTCGGAGGCGCCCTGTGTTTCGCCGGCGCGCTGTGTTTCGCCGAACTCGGCACCATGATGCCCCGCAGCGGCGGGCAGTTCGTCTACCTCAAGGAGGCGTTCCCCCCCATCGTGGCCTTTTTGTACGGGTGGGTGGAAGTCGTCCTGCTTCAGAGCGCCGGCCTAGCGGCCATCGGTGCGATCTGTACCAGTTACATGGGGTATTTTCTGCCGTTCATCTCGTCCCAAGTAGCCGTATTCGACCTTGGTTCCTTCGTTATCTCGTCCCAGCAGGTCGCCATCTGGATCCTTCTGATCTTCCTCTGCTTCGTAAACTATGTCGGCGTGCGGTTCGGCGGCCTGGTGATGAACCTGACCACTTTCGCCAAAGTTTCGGCGCTGGCGGGACTCGCGTTGCTGGCGATCGTGCTGGGGGGAGACGGGCAGCATTTCCAGCCGCTGGTGCCGCCGGATATCGACGCGGGCATTCTGACCATCCTGGGTCCGGCCATGATCGGCGCGCTCTTCGCGTACCAGGGATGGGTCAATACCAGCATGGTCATGGGGGAAGTGCGGGAGCCACAACGCATACTGCCCCGGGTCATCCTGTTCGGCCTGGGCCTGTGCACCCTGGTCTACCTGGCGGTGAACTGGTCCTACCTGTACATCCTGGGCATCGACGGTATCGCGACCTCGGACCGGGTGGCGGCCGATGTCGCAACATGGCTGATCGGTCCGGTCGGCGGTTCGCTGATCTCCGCGGCAGTCATGATTTCAACCTTCGGGACGATGAACGGCACCCTGATCATCACGCCCCGGATACCGTACGCCATGGCGCGGGCGGGCATGTTCTTCAAGTCCTTTACCCATGTACATCCCCGGTTCAAGACCCCTTCCCGCGCTATCCTGGCTACGACCGTCTGGGCCATCCTCTGGACTTTCCTGGGCAACTTCCAGGCCATCATCAACGCCTTCGTCTATATCGTCTACCTGTACTACGGGCTGAACGTCCTCGCCCTCATCGTACTGCGGCGCAAGCATCCGGATGCGAAGCGACCCTACAAGGTACCCGGCTACCCCTACGTTCCCGCGTTTTTCCTGGTGGTGGTCGCATGGGTCGTGGCGACGGTCATCATCCAGAACTTCATGCAGGCACTGCCCGGACTGGGCGTCCTCGGGCTTGGCGCAGTCGTTTACCTGATCTGGTTCCGGAAAGCCTGA
- a CDS encoding LacI family DNA-binding transcriptional regulator, which produces MRNRPVTIKDIARRLGISYSTVSRALSSQRSHLVKERTRLLVEQAAEDMDYSPNLMAQTFVKGRGGVLGLLANRIGSEIAGRQIHHLVRTAGGHGYQVLVAAAANRTASALEDERVEQLMQLTSRDIDGILIQTIGDEAESAPTVHAAPGGLPVVTFGYAADDMTGVSLDLASGIQEVTEHLIGLGHERICFLGEVGIRADGLPALGKGYRFAMRKHGLAPRLAPVEAARTRSGYHLGKELGGRFTAFVCCCDYTALGVCRALIESGVHVPDDVAVTGCGDFEVSAYVSPSLTTLSIPFEDIAFAAVQGILRQLRGRPVPRERSFKPHLTVRESCGAR; this is translated from the coding sequence GTGAGAAACAGACCGGTTACGATCAAGGATATCGCCAGGCGCCTGGGCATTTCGTACTCCACGGTCTCCAGGGCGCTGTCTTCCCAAAGGTCCCATCTCGTCAAGGAACGGACGCGCCTTCTGGTGGAACAGGCCGCGGAAGACATGGACTATTCGCCCAATCTCATGGCGCAGACTTTCGTGAAGGGAAGAGGAGGCGTCCTGGGGCTGCTCGCCAACCGGATCGGATCGGAGATCGCCGGCAGGCAGATTCATCACCTGGTACGGACCGCCGGCGGGCACGGTTACCAGGTTCTGGTCGCGGCGGCCGCCAACCGGACTGCATCCGCCCTGGAAGACGAACGGGTCGAGCAGCTCATGCAACTGACGTCTCGCGACATAGACGGCATCCTGATCCAGACGATCGGCGACGAAGCGGAGTCCGCACCGACCGTCCATGCCGCGCCGGGCGGACTGCCGGTCGTGACCTTTGGATACGCTGCAGACGATATGACCGGCGTTTCTCTGGACCTTGCATCGGGCATTCAGGAGGTGACCGAGCATCTGATCGGACTCGGGCATGAACGGATATGCTTTCTGGGCGAAGTCGGGATTCGGGCCGACGGTCTGCCGGCACTGGGCAAGGGTTATCGCTTCGCGATGCGCAAGCATGGCCTGGCTCCCCGCCTCGCTCCCGTTGAAGCCGCCCGCACCCGGTCCGGATACCACCTGGGGAAGGAACTGGGCGGCCGGTTTACGGCCTTCGTATGCTGCTGTGATTACACGGCCCTCGGCGTCTGCCGGGCACTGATCGAATCCGGCGTGCATGTGCCGGATGACGTGGCGGTGACCGGCTGCGGGGACTTCGAAGTCTCGGCTTACGTCAGCCCATCCCTGACAACGCTTTCCATCCCCTTCGAGGATATTGCCTTTGCTGCGGTACAGGGGATTCTGCGACAACTCCGGGGGCGTCCCGTCCCGCGGGAGCGCTCCTTCAAACCGCATCTTACCGTAAGAGAATCCTGCGGCGCGAGATAG